In the Necator americanus strain Aroian chromosome X, whole genome shotgun sequence genome, TTCCATTATTTCGCACGCACAAAATCGTGATCAATGCATCGAATTTACAGATATGCGATTGGATTTGGTCGTGAATTGACTGGGTTTATATGCAGATACTCGGTCATTGTCGTTATAACAACTTTTCATGGAACAAGAATGATTGAAAAACAGCTCTCCTCACCGATAAAAACTAGCACCACTACAATACAGCAGTATGAATTCATAGTCTAGAGAGAGATCGAATTGTGACTTGTGAAGATATCGCTTTACTCACAAATACCAACAACTATGAAATAAGACACTTTCCGCTAAAACCAACTACCACGACGACGAAGTGAGGAAATCCGTGGtaaaagctagagataggATTGTGGATTGCGGAATGATTTGGTGTGCTTcctgctcatctcttcctaatcgtcgtaaagaacggcgtgaaagacatcgtttttatgacgatttcagttgcaacggaCCGCATCCACATGCGAGTGATCGAAAATTGATGTGATCTCCTCACCAGGTTATCCAGGTAACATCAATGAGTAGGCTGCAGAGAGCCCCGATACGTGTACACAGAGGCGCGTTCTTGCGcacttcgtaggaactaaagcaatgaccgcgccgttttttttacgagaattagggagagatgagcgggaccaccccagaccccgcaatctacaatcccatctctagctttttcctttcatttcctcactacgtcagattcgtggtatgctgcctttaaggtattTTTATTGCTACAAAGAGATGATACCACTGCTTCAAGAacgatttttcttaaataaatagacacaCTATATAGTAAgtggggtgggtgtggcgcgttcggttagaggtccgttgtagccacacgatcgagggttcgaaaccgccctaaaagcaaaccaagcctttcatccctccggggtcgataaattgataccagacttgtctgggaggataaaaacactgacttgatcatcggctggcccccgcaagtcattgtataggccaacacgcgttccaaaacctcatcgattacgaattccagtaaaacacgttggtgcatcccgagtggattgatacgccagtgactttatctttatctttttatataGTAAGTTGTTGTAGAGacagaatccagaaaatcactATAGCGCAGTGAGATCACTTTTCAAGTCTCGAACGTTTTGGAAGTTCTTTTTTACCGCATAGACATTTTTGTAGCGTGCTTACACTGCGACTTATACCATATGTAGGTATATGATTCTATACTAAGTCTAAGCATCACATCTCAAACATAGTAGCGGCAGATAATGGAATAAAGAGCATTGCAAAATGCAAATGAGCAAAAGGGCCGGAGGTTCCACGCAGGAAAAACGATATAAAAGAAGGCATGTTTGTAATCTGTCAATAGCTTATCAGCGATAGACTAGGTgcaactaaaataaaaacttcaaaaaatgatCACCAGAGAGGTGGATGAGGTGTAGACAAGAACAACCTTGACAGTAAGCGGCGTGTACTTTCGCACCAGTCACAAAGGTCATATTCACCCAATGCATACCCAGCCGACATGGTCATATTAttttagaatgtttttttttctgtaaaatttggaaatgtaACACCTTTTAAGGAACTATAGGTAACAACCAAGCATGAAGTTCCTGTTAAGAGATTGGTTTTGCACTCGCATTTTAATACCTATTCGAAAATATTTAGGTCAAGGTAAGAATCAGACGAATCTGTGGTTGTTGTACTAATGTGACGAATGTTTGAAGACTCCATCTCTTAAACAACATATACTTTTGAagtcaagttttctttttttaaacactaaCTGTAGAAAAAGAACTCGACTTCGGTTTTCTCGCGAAACACTCTCGTGTTTAACGTTCAATACAAAGTGTCAGTTGCCAGATACACGAACATAGACGAACTTACAGATAACTTGTAATCGTTTGAAAAGTGCAGTTGATAAAATGTTTATAGTCCGCACTCTTTCGTTCATTTGTTACTAGCGCGAACTGCTGGCTATCCAGCCTCATGAGCTAGTAACCTTGTTTGTCAAACCCAGATACCAACGTAAGAGACGAAGTTTGTCTTAAAAATACCAATTCGCAAAATATACATTCTGTGGATTATCAGAGGTGTATAGATTACGTTAGAAAGCACGAAAGTTTTTTGGCACGTGTAAGAATTGTGACCaagatatgtaaaaaaaaattagctgtCAGGTATTCACCGTCCATGTAACAAAAGTAGGTCAATATCAATAATGTCGATAATTGGCTGGCGGCGTTTTCCACATATCTGTTTTCGCAAGCTCCAAGTGACAGTTCTACAACAATAGAGcaaagaaattgatgaaatcGATTTTTCCTGAAGCTATCGACTACAGATCACCATCGTCGATTACCTCTCTCAACTCTGTAAGATACAAAGAAGGGAAACCCGATCATTGCCTAAAACAATGTTCCACGCTTCTTTCGCTCTTCTTCACCACTCGCCACAGCATTGTTGAACATGTTGCTCCGTTTTCTCATTCAAATGCTGCCACGCAAATCTTACCACACGCTCTAACTCGAAGTCTCCATGTGCCATATATGGTGTGAAACTATGGCTGTGAGCGCCACCTTAAAggcgtatcacaaaactgacgatgttgaggtttctgtgggcaaatatagaggttgggtgtagattacgagtttGAGTTTGGCCCCACTCAATCCCTCCGTTCTACAAAACGGTGTTGGTTCCTAgaaggtacgttagaacgcaccacCTTTAAACACGTGCAAGTTCCTCAGCAACCCATGTATTCATTGGTcctacttgaataggctgttgaggaaagatgcggcgcgtgttcAAGGGTGCCGTGTTTTCACTTGTCTCGTGGGAACAAGGACCGTTTTTCATGCTGCTTGTCAGGATGATTAAGAGGAATTAAATGGGGCAACAGTCATACTGTAATCAATGTACCTTATTCTGAACTCTATATTCGCCCACCGAGATCACAACATcgccagtttcgtgatacgcttccTTTAACAATCTACGCTATGGGTCCATATAGCTACCCAAGTTATAAATCCTCATTATCTTTGATTCTCGTCGGTAGGACGGACAATTCTGAGCTTTGTATGGCAGTGTATACCAGTTATTGGAGAGAATCAACAGCAAATAATGGAAACGTTGGCTATTCGAAATTAGATTTAATAGTACTTTTCTGCTAAACCTAGCAAAACATGCACATGAGTCTAGGATATATGTGATTTAAATAAAGTAACGTATTAGCAACGAAAAATTGTTGGCTTAAACGAGTAGCGATACAAAAGCACTTTTAAAACAAAGTACACACTCACCCTTCACATGCAGATACACCAAAGTGCGTCCCAAATAAGCGGTCTCTGCAGACATCGCACACACTTGGAATAAAGGCGTCATTTATAGAATAGGCGGACTAAATTGATAGTATTGAACATTCCGAATGGAGCCGTGACGACAATTCAAAAGAATTGCATATTCAATAGTTCTGATTCTAAGCTTGATTGTCGAAATTTtacggaaaaataaaatgaaaacatcaGAAACTCAATGAAAATACGCTTTAATTAATTGTTGACTGAAAGTATATAAAGAATCACTACATCAACTAGATTAGCAGCGTCCAAGTAGTGTTGTAACCAAGATTGGTTCACTGAAGAATCAGACGCATGACGTGAGACCAGAAGTGATGGGATATAACTTGCTGGACTGTACGAGCTGCAAACGGCGTTCATCAGTGACAATTACTAAAATGACAAACAAATGTGGAGTAGCAGTGCCTGCttgtgcttcttttttccggAAGAACCATCAAATGGGAAAACCCAGCAACCGCAGGTGTGGTAATGAGAGGTAAGTTGAGCGAAGAACTGGCTATGGTATGGGAGGCATAAAGctaaatttggagaaattaGAGAGTTCAGGGTAATTCGTAGCCCTTGTGGTATTTGAAAAGATATGTTGTCTCTAGATAATCAATTTACGGAATATGACGAATAGAAAGAACCTGACAAAGAGTCGAGCCATCTATACAGACAGATGAATACAGTCGTAACGGTACTGGTTGAACGACCAACTGATGTGAA is a window encoding:
- a CDS encoding hypothetical protein (NECATOR_CHRX.G24078.T1); the encoded protein is MNTITQIVDNSHQLVVQPVPLRLYSSVCIDGSTLCQLYASHTIASSSLNLPLITTPAVAGFSHLMVLPEKRSTSSSYSPASYIPSLLVSRHASDSSVNQSWLQHYLDAANLVDSAYSINDAFIPSVCDVCRDRLFGTHFGVSACEGQDPPGIFTPRIGDRSLEIFVPH
- a CDS encoding hypothetical protein (NECATOR_CHRX.G24078.T2); translated protein: MNTITQIVDNSHQLVVQPVPLRLYSSVCIDGSTLCQLYASHTIASSSLNLPLITTPAVAGFSHLMVLPEKRSTSSSYSPASYIPSLLVSRHASDSSVNQSWLQHYLDAANLVDSAYSINDAFIPSVCDVCRDRLFGTHFGVSACEG